Proteins encoded within one genomic window of Thioploca ingrica:
- a CDS encoding OsmC-like protein — MDITVTFGSGMKINAHFNNFTVNTDQAKQVGGEATFPDPFSYFLSSIATCAGFFVLRFCQSRDIPTAGIQVRMSNDWNPIQKLVENIQIEITVPPTFPEKYAPALIRAVNECSVKKALITPPHIEVTTKVVEGQTNLK; from the coding sequence ATGGACATCACCGTTACATTTGGCAGTGGTATGAAAATCAATGCCCATTTTAACAACTTCACTGTCAATACCGACCAAGCTAAACAAGTCGGTGGCGAAGCAACTTTTCCCGATCCATTTTCTTATTTTTTAAGTAGTATAGCAACTTGTGCCGGCTTTTTTGTGCTCCGTTTTTGTCAATCCCGAGATATTCCAACCGCTGGAATTCAAGTCCGGATGTCAAATGATTGGAATCCGATCCAAAAGTTAGTCGAAAATATTCAAATTGAAATCACCGTTCCACCGACTTTCCCAGAGAAATATGCCCCGGCTTTAATTCGAGCCGTGAATGAATGCAGTGTCAAAAAAGCATTAATAACCCCGCCGCATATTGAAGTAACGACGAAAGTGGTCGAAGGGCAGACTAATTTAAAATGA